The nucleotide sequence CGAACTAAAGAGAGCGCACCTAtgaattaattctttttataatgAAGAACAAAGCATCACAATTATTAAGAGATACTTCAAGAATATATGTTCTGATTTCTTGAATATTATGATAATGCATCATATCTTTTATGACATTTTCCCACAATACTTCGAAAATTGGTGGCAGTGACGGCTTTTGGGTGTTCCtcaagtttttccaaaaaactcattttataaaagGTTGATTGCCTTTGtccaattttcaattgttgGAACGGTTGCCATACAAAAAAAAGTGAGAATCACGAAGCACTTCTTCATGTCCTTATTTAAGTATTTACTATAGTTTGTCTTGCGAAATTcgcaatatttcaatttacaaaaatgttATGAACAACATAAACACTTCCAACAAAATAATGCATTCTTTTGGTTACAATCTTAAATCCAATCATTTTCGGCATACATTTTTGTGTATAGCTTTTCCCCTACTTACACCATATGCTGCTACGATGATATTTGGTAAAGACCTACTTTTCTTTacaattttatcttttctttgTATGCATATTTACAGAATCTCTTGGAATTTATTAAGTTGAAAACAACTCCCATAGTACACAAAATTACACACACTCttttatagtatattgttattcaaataaaatcgtCCTAAAGAACTAGGTGTATTATGTGTTTCGCTGGATTGACTGCCGTCAATTTCTCCAGTTAAATCACGCATCTGCTTAGATTATTTGTAGTATAACGTAGTTCTTCGTAAGTCGTGGAAAGAGCGCTCAGAGCACGTCGAGTATTCCAGATGAATAATAATACTGCAATAACCTGAATCGGAGGGTAGGTGGATTATTCAACGGTTGTTCATAAAGGTATTGGAAGTTGACTGCCAAGTATGGGAAATTTTCTTTTGGATAAGTAATAGAATTGATAttgtttagattttttttaaaattttgtgatatcattttttcttgGTTATTACTATTTTGGAGAGCTGTACAGCACTACCTCTGTATGGTAGGTAAAGGAGTCCCGGTATATTCGTATATGGTTGTTTTATACTTCAATTTCTAGAATTCCTTTTATTAGTTTATTGACTTTTATATTTATGCCTTTTtcatatgttatttatcattatttcaagataatttttttgttggtatATTTGTTGCTTTGTTGAATAGTTGTACCTTTGAACTCCAGCTCTGATAGATAAGACATGAAACATTGAAATCATTTAAAGACCAGGATGGATTAGTATCTCAAATCTGAAATTGTGATATCGTTTCTTTGTTGCATATGTGAAAATTCTTCAATTGAATGAATATGCTTGATCAAATGGAATAACTACCACTGTAACTACTATAAATAGTATTTTAATAAACGAAATGCTACATTATTCAtctggaaaaaataatatgaaatctTTAAGCTTGATTTGGCAATGTGAGCCGTAATCTGCATTAGCAATCGTCCGTTAAACTGATTATTACAACAGAAAACTTGAAAGATTTAATCCCTTGTGATGGCAGTGAACGATAAAAGCAGTTCAGTTCGAGGCAAAGTaaagtattaataaaacaaGTGACATTGACTATAATATTCCATAATATAATATCGTACCTCAATCTTACGTTTACATCCTGTTCTTCTTTCAAGTCTTTCAAATGAGAttcttttaattcataaatttctctATCAGCGTCATCTTCTATTTGCTGTTTAATTATCTCATGGTCTTTAGCTTGGGTCTGATTAAGCTCTGCGAGCTAAAATAGGGATGTAATAGACTTTACTTTGATAATCTCTGGTTAtcttatgataaataaaatgtcTACACAGTCGTTTGGAATGAGATCAAACTAATATATGGTTGAAATTGTGTTtcttaaatagtagaaatacGGAATTTAGGTACTAAAATGTATAGAACGAGGGCGATTTCAGgcagttattttttcaaaggaaaaattgctttactgttatttgtttgaaattactTTCAAACAGGCCACTTTTTAAATTTAGGAACTGAAAGTAATCAAAAGGTAACAGATCAGGTGAGATGCCGAATGAGGCAATAAATTGTAACGCAGCAATGACGGACGAAGGAGCAGGTGAATTGATGTCATAGAACAAAGCACTTTTCTTCAACAGAAGCGTTGtcttttttaattcttaaaacGTGTAGGCAAATCAACATAATGTGGACCATTcatcatttttctctttttaaataACCGATTAAGATACCAAAGCATCTCTGGTATCGTAAAGGTTTTAACATTATGGtggcaaaaagagtttattttcTTGGAAGCATATTCCTTTTATGATATATCCctatatttgtttgaattttttaagcGAGCGAGCTTCTCATTAGCTTAGGTAATTCCATCTTGCAAGTAGCTCTTTCATATGTAATCTTCCATGCAAAATGTCGCTCACCTGTTTGGTTGGAATATATACTTCATTACCTTACAGTCAATTACTGTTCCGGACATTAAGTGTCCATATGACCAGCAGAGAACCACTTATAAACCATTGCATTGGACGGACCAGTTTCAGATTAATATTTAAGTGATCTTTCTaagatttttgaataattttttaatgtggaaaataatgacaacacaagtaatttcttttaattcatatttatatatcaaatcaAGGTTTGTTTATGTCAGTATTAAACCTTATATAGCTGTAAGACTTTTGGGGACACTCTTCCGTGAAGATTAGCAATTTTCGCATTGTTAAAATGAATGCGTCAATCCGCTTCGAGCTACCGCCACGTAAATATCGCTGCCATTATTTTTTGCATCACCAAGCATGAATTGCAGCAATCTGTTGTGAAACTTAACAAAGCTTGCGAagggcctttcaaataaaacgaagaaaaattttaacttctggAATAGTATTAATCTTTGACAACTCACAAACAACTGGTAcatccaaaaaattttaaaggtACATTTTTTATCATCTGTACAGTACTGAATCAACATTCAGCACCTATCACCTTTTATCAGAACGGTAGACGTATCTAGAAGGACCGTGGTTCCAAACCAATCAACATCTTCAAAACAACGTAAAAGCTGATTTAATATCTTAGGTGGTGAAGTTTTTGAAATGAGCATTGAAACATTTGTTAACAGAACATCTTGgtgattatattgaaaaatctaagaatgtttgatgaaaataaaatgaaaagcttgaatatttataatttcaaactataattttgatttatagtCTATAGTTATAGCCGataaaacaaaacaacagaAGAAAGAAcaatgatattaattttgagGATAATTATCTTACTTATAAATCCAAGTTCtttgatgaaattataatttttattcgacTTACTTCATCGTATTGCAATTTAGCTTCTTTGAGTCTTGTTTCATAGTCATTGATAATAGATGTTTCTGAATCTTCTTTagctttttttaattccatatATCTAGCGTCAGCGTCTTTCAGCATTCTatccattttgttttcgaatttcatgaatttctcatattctgctatcaatttttcattgtaaGATGCCTCTAATCTTTGAACAAACAATTCATGATTCtgtttcatttgatttatttgaatatttatactGTTGATTTCTTGTATATGTTCTGCTTCCATTTGCTTCAAAAACAGTCTATTATTcgtattttgttgaaattaagtAATGAAAACTGTTTGTTGTGGCATGAAACTCGAATTTTAATAGATGGAATTcataaattcgaatttcaacgACAATAGAAAATCTAATTAGACTTGAAAAAGGTTGATATGTATATTACGTTAcctcattttttaatttcaattcttcAATAGCGTTACAATAACTTTCGTGTATATCCTTCATTTTTGATGCTGCCAATGCGTCGTTCTGGCGCATTTGATAAGAATGCTCTGTTTCTAATTCTCTCATTCTTAATTGAAGATTTCTTATTTGTAACATTTTGTCCTCTAAGATCTGCCTAGATATAAGTATTTCGTTCGATGATggtaaatcaaattttatggCTTTGTCCTCGATATTTAAAAGTCTCCAAAAACATATAACACCGATGATAGAAGCTGTTATCAAATATCTATCATCACATGATAGCGTCATCTAAAAACCGTAATTAAATTTAATGGAATTGATTGGTAACATTACAATGTTACAAAGTGaaagaaatttatgtttttacatGTACaggttatttttgttttcatcatTTACTTCTGTCAACAATTGTTGAATTCGTTATATACAATCATTCTCTTTCTCATGTTGCTACTACGTTTCACATAAATCAGTACAGAAGCTCCTAAAATCAGTTATAAGACTTTTTTTCACCGATATCTTCTTAGGTTTATTATTTTCCAGATTAAGATTAAGGTTTCTTGAACAAAATAGCTTATAACGAAAAATGTGAATTGCAGCTTTCAAGTACATGTTAAAATAGCTAACATTCATTTAACAATATGGTTTTGGATGTACGAGGTTTACACCAAAGAATCGAGCCTTATATGTGCGGATTGCTACTTAAactttgagatatggcaacactgatgtgaataactaagttggaatttctgggaccgttgacgatattcatactgaatacactgctTACATCACTACTACagcaacactcacaattacactgtctgacgcgcgtttcgataactaagttaacgtcttcagagactgaaggtaaactaaaagcTAGTGACTCCACTTACccgttttataataaattttcctgCCAATaaactccttggcgggaattTCCTAAtcattctttgactactaacctatagagtgggctgtaaggaattcgCCCTCTTTtacaaatttggtattttatctttaagattgcccaacaattgttttaatgtattgctggatttataaaccaatttaagaCCCACTCTTCTAAATATTCCGtccaatccttttgtataaTGATATTTTCGCCATATATTCAATACGAAGAAGGTAAACGTAGACGAATTTATTTTGGAACTCAACTTAATTTCCTGGTACATCTGTAATCCACTTACCACTTACCATCAagagatacaataaggaaaagaaaaacccaaaatgaaaaacaagaaaaatttgtagTGATATCTTTCAATCCCCTTTATACAAAAGGTTTGGACGGAATCTGTAGCAGAGtgggttttaaattgatttataaatccaacaatacattaaaacaattgttgggcaatcctaaggataaaataccaaatttggaaaattccttacagcccactctataggtTACTAatcaaggaatgaatgtgaagattctCGCCAAGgagtttattggtgggaaaatttggtataaaaaaggaaaatcaagttattagattttagtttaccttcagtctctgaagacaactTGCTTATCAAAGCCCGCGTTAGAGAGTGtagttgtgagtgttggtgtagttgtggtgtaaacagtgtattcagtactGATGTGAATATATAAATCTGCAATTGTCATTATGAAGTGTGACATTTTTAACAATGATCACATGTTTTGAAGATACTTCAATCGGATTGGAagaaatgcttcgacaattggttcaaatgcatGCGAAAGtacaaaagtatattgatcttaatggagaatatttcgaaaaacacTAAAAGCAtgttcaattataaatatttgtttttatttgtctatcccaaaacttgagtagcaaccctcgaaTTATATCTCCTAGACTTCTGTAGAACGTGGGCGTCTTCTTGAACTCTGTTACTGTAAAAATCAGATTCTTGCAATCCCTCTCCCTCTCTTGTTACTTAAGGTCATGCGACCTCTCCAACGCAAGTCCTGAATCctatatcaaaaattcatatccTAATCTCTTTTATCCCGTTACTTTAGCAAAATTTCGATTATTGAAGTGAATACTTCTGTGCTCGGTATACTTTTATGATTGAAACAGTCTCATATAATCCCGATTTGTACCCCTTATTCACCATTACCTacagtattattatattatatattataaattatccacttgaaaaattcttttccgTTTCAGAATTGCAAATTACGAAATCTGAGAAGTTTGACGTAGGTCGATTGGCATGTTATAAATCATATTTATGAGAATTCTGTGTAGTACATTTGCATACTGAATCAATGTAGATGTATTCTATTCTTTGTGTGTCGTGGtcatcattttttcaagtttcttgtCGGTAAACTGGTGATATAGTTAATTAATAGGAGCTTCACCTTGTTtgccaattaaaaattatttttgcagttattatcataaaattatgTACCTTAACAATGGTTTTGTTATGCATACTATATTCGACAACTTCTGCCTTCTCTAACAATGGTATTTTAACAACATACGCAACGCCATTATTACCTGAAAACAAAAGTTAAATTTCTCATATGTTGTCAATATTCTTACATGACATTAAagcataaaatatcaaattacatCTTAATAGCTTTACATTTAGGTTTATATTTACTTGAAGCTTTCATATTGGCAGATTATTATTCTTTATCTTCTATTGTTGGTTTAGTagtaaaagataattttcaaagaaatatctcAAAGTTATTAATATCTCAAATTCCCTTATAAGTACACATTAGGCTCACAATTACCCCTCCACAAAAACGCAGACTAGGAATCATAAATTGgatagtttttgttattatcataTTGATTGATATGCATTCCTATGTTACTTTCATACTATCACCATTCTTTCAGATAGctaaaaaatgtagaaaaacaCATTTACCTGAGACAAATAACATATTATTTAAGGCTGACAAGATAATTCCATCTAAAGGAGTTCCTGGAGGTATAACTACATCTCTTTGTACGtttgaattataatattctCTAATATGTCCATCGGTTCCTACAGCAAATGTATTCTTTCCATCTCTAGTTATCTCCACTCCTTTAGCTGGTACTGACTTAATGACAGTTTCTTGTATCCTGGTTGATCTGACAATATCCCAACAATATACGGCACCATCATATCCGCAACTAGCCAGTACTGTGTCATCACTAGACCAGGATAAGCCTGTTATCTACAACAAACCAAAAACTGAATATCTGAGCTTCTAGAACATTAATTTTCGCATTGAAAAAGCCAATTTGCCAATCGAGATCgattattccatatttttctgCAAAAGACAGAATCATCTTCAATCTTTCAATCTTCAGATGATAGCTACAACTGTGACTACTTCTAAAACTGTTCACAGTATACATCAGTGAAAGTTCTGTTGAAGACGAaagaatattgataaaaaagagTTGAGGTCAAGAATTTTTATTCTAACACGTTGGTTCAAAAAATGTCAAACCACTGGGTAAAGACAATGAATGACATTTGAAATGGTATGTTAAAATGCATGAAAGTTACGTTATTGGGTTATTTGTCACATGTTGACTTGGTCGAAAACATTTGCGATGCTAAGTAAGAAAAAAGATTGGGAAATGAATACATCATTGAATCTTTCGatagaaatatcttttaaaacaaCCACAACAGCTAGCGCTGGAGTATTCAAGGCTGGTACCAAATACTCATTATTCCTAAGCTCCTGTTTTAGCTTAGCTATATACACAAATACACTTGAAAGATGCGTGCAAATAGATCTGGAAATAAACTATGAGAAATGTGAGATATAAATCAATTCGTTGTGCGAAAGCCCGAATTCCTATTTCAACGCCTCAAAATCTGGCCCGAGGTGCAGTAGAAAATTTGATGGAATAGGCAAAGACTGTTTCAAGAAACCAAAAAAGCCAGAAAAGGTGCAATAGCCTTTCTGTAGTGTAAGAAAATGCtcttatacaaaaaaattcgaagGAAGTTGAGGAAGGAGCATTCTGGATCACTACATCTACGCTAGAAATATGAAGGGATAGAAATTTGAGGATTCGATGATATATGTATAAGGttttgcataaaatattttcatgaccATTGAAAACTTTTAGTCCAGTTCGctgtataatatacaaaatattaagaGATAAATCAAAACATGTGAAAGATAATTTCCAAGAAACTAGCGTCAAGTTTAGTCGAGAAAAATCAGGAGATAGGAAGAGGAATAAATAGAAAGTTTCCGttgacgttttatttttttcgatcaCAAAATGCAAATGTTTTTGAAGcttgaataaaaaactgttattcAAGAATGGCTTACTTTAATTAATGTAGAATTTGATTCGGAAATGGAATTAATTTAGGCTAAAGTTCCAAGTCTCGAAATAATactacatttaaaataaaagatgttAAGGTATTATTTACGGAAGCCGTGCAACGTGTTACAAAGGCACCTTGGATACGATTAATATATCATGTGAAAAGGAGACAAAAAATAGATAGAATTAGTTGAAATTATGAAAGAGATGGAGCTTTTGAcaattaatattagaaaatggTATTTTAAGTCAACCGAAAGAGTTGTTTATGAATACATGTTCCTATAAATAAACTTCAACTTGTATCAGTTGGGTTATATACCTAAATATGGTTGCAAATCCAACAATTAACTGctaatttttgtatgaaatcaCGGCATGAGATCTAATCTGGGAATTACTTCATATAATCCTTTTTACCAACCAAAACGTTGCTGTGAAGGATATTAACTGGGTGAATAATTGGTTATATTGCTTCTTAAGCTATTTCAAATAGCTGAACTTAAATAAATTCCCCatgaaactatatttttataccTTAATACTATAACAATATTACTAATAATCCATTTTCTGACAGTTTAAGTATTATTAAGTTTTTGTTCCATACTTTTAAATTACTGTGAatcattctttttttattaaagtaattTTGTTGCCCCTCAAGAGGACATTTGTAACAGTATGctgtttaaacaaaaatatgtcagCATAACATTGAGGACTAGTCTTTTTGAATTAgtattatttgtataatatatataaatatattctgAACTTCggtgtttattgaatattactaCTGTCAGAATGGTAAGTGTCTCTCTAATTTCCGATGTAACCAAGTTCGGTATCAtaagtaattataattttcattcttttcCTACGCTAGAAATTATTCAGCAATAAAAGGAGTTGCATAACTGATAGATCGTAACTACATATGCAATAACACAAgttaattattgttttgagTACTCGACCTCGTTAGTTGGGTTTGGTACAGTGAATTAACGGAGATTGTATATTTCATTAATCGTCTTTTATGATTAACGTGACCAGACGTGTCCCGTTTTGAACAGGACTGTCCCTTTCTATAATTACGAGTTCCGGTATCCCCTAAACGAACTCTGGGATGCAAAATTGTCCCGGTATTAGAAATGGAGCACATGTGATTCACATAGGAATAAAATCTGCTACAGGCGGGCTAATCGAAGGTTACGAAAGCGTTATTGtgaatatgtattatttttttttatttacacgATTCGAGTTGAAGCTCTAAAGGAGTTTTGTGCCGAAACTGAAACGGATGGCTTACTATTATGTCTGCCTTGGAGAGGGTCCTAAAAATGTATCAGCCGTTGAAATGCTACTTTTTGCTTATTGAAAAATGTCCCCTGTTACTAAAAGACCCCACATCCGAATTGTGGCTTTATTTTTTACATGCTCAGGCAGCACGTTTTCATCAAGCTGTCATGAAATTTGAAGGTCAAACTATATTGGCAAATGAAGCTGCAAATGAAGTCAATAAATTAAATGACAATTGAACTCAGAAACAGACCAATCCGTTTATTTCCATTTATGCTCCGTCAAACaatgttgaaattaaaaaaaaatggtaataaTATCCAAGAAGAGTTTGcaagaattttataaaacaagcCGTGAATATCTGGAGCAGTGGACTTGCTTTCTTACCAAAGaattgaagatattttattGGGCAAATTTGGAAAAGCTCGCCACTGAAGACctccaaaaatattaattgaaaagcaATATATTGATTGTAATGGAGATACTGaattttttgacgatttttttattaattactaatTACATTACATCACAAACAGTATCAGAATGGAATAGTTCAagtttttctgaataaataaataaataacttcatctgaataatatttttcttaaaaatgtgtgtttttttttcattaaataccTATTATTTGACCTTAACAAACTTATATCCCGTTTTGAGTCAAACAATAAATGGTCACGTTATGCATGAGGAATATTACCTTTCTATTATGTCCTTTTAGCATATACATCAATTCAAAAGTAACACTTGAATATATTTGGATAACAGTCCCATTAGCAGCAGCAAATAAATGACCCATACGGCTGAAGCATGTcatactgaaaaaattgaattggaaatttgcaaaaaatttatagaaaaaagtatatatatctatattatatcaaaatgacAAGAATGGTAAAAAATGCTACACAAGATACAGGTAATCTTTGTAGCTACAAcaaattccaaatattatatataaatttgttaagTCAGCTTGAAATAGTGCAAGACAACTTGCAAGAAATTCTATGCAATTTTatcaaaagtcaaaatatttcatagattaataTTTCACGTCGTTTGACATTATGTCAGTCTCTTACTACTGGATTATAGCTGCCcctaacaaaaattccataaataAATTGAGCAAATTCATAACATCGaactttatttaacatttttttggcagcttataaatgaaaataataaagcttagtgaaatgaacaagaaaaaagtggtcGGTAAATAACTGGCAAAAATGATATCTGCCGCTGCCTCTCTTTTGGTTAGGTCTTGAAACTTGATATCGAAGAAGATAAATTGAATCTCAGCTGATATCACTATTGCGCCTTTATTggatattctaatttttatttcgtataAGTTGAAATTATAGAGAGGAATCTTGTTTTGGATTAACaatgaatcaaaataaagttaGATCAGTTGATTGATTGGACTTTTGAAAAACTAACAGTTCGGTCTAACCTTTGTTGCTTTACATGAAAGTATTTTTCCTTTGATCTCTTGTATAATTgtgaatagtagaaaaaataccTCGAGGAACGTAAGTAGCAGAAGAAAAATTAGTCCTTTTTGTTAGAATCGCATGCAATTTCTCGAatgttgttttatattatatcaaaCGGCCTTTACTATTTACGTACTCGCAATTCCTGATATTGAATTCTTTTGTTAGAATTATCTCGTCGATCATTATTGTCATGAATCTCAGTTTATCTGAGAAACTAATAACGGCATACAACCCAGTTGGATGCAGTGAAACCGAGTAAATATCGTCTTCAAAAGTTTGCACAAGTTCTAGTTCAACAGTTTCGTAATTCCATATTTTAACCGATCTATCTCGAGAACCTGAAAATTATCTATTTGGTACATATACCTAAGGAATATCTTAAgtcattttggtttttttatatagaatgaCGATGCGTCACTAGATtgaatttcttaaattttttttctttctttcttaaTTCAAGAAGGCAAGATAACTTGAATCTCAGCTGATATCACTATTGCGCCTTTATTggatattataatttttatttcatacaatttGCAATTCTAGAAAGGAATCTTGTTTTGGATTAACaatgaatcaaaataaagttaGATCAGTTGATTGATTGGacttttgaaaaactaataGTTTGGTCTAACCTTTGTTGCTTTACGTGGAAGGATTTTTCCTTTGATTTTTTGTGTAATTGTGAATAGTagataaatttcttaaaaagtgAAATGCGTACACAAAATACGGATTGATTTTATGAAGGAACATTGTGTTTAGAAATAATTCTACAATGATTTTATGTTAGGTTTTAGTAATGGTAGTATTTTACCGATGCTAAGCACAATTGGTTTCCATCTACATACGGACAATCCACCGACAGGTCCCAAATGTACTGAGTATCCAAACTCTTTTAACAGGACATCAGGTCCCGTTTCAGCGTCGTGTACAAATATACGTTCGCTCCACATTTGCATTTCTAAGCAAGTTACCAGAATCCTGAAACATTTCCGTgataattgttttataataatcagagctttttatagaatttccagggatttcattgtaaatagttttgtgatgaaatttcagaaaaataagtttttcacaATTAGTATTGTTTGTAGAGCCCATAAGTTGGTGTTTGTTTAGTTATTGAATCAACACACTGATAATTATGTAGTGGGCATTTATTAAGCCCGAGAGAATTAGAAACTATTAATTGTCATCTTGCGCTCAGTTTTTGATACTTATCATCATTATAAACTGACAAAATAACATGGATAGTTTGACGATTGAACAACGTTACCACATTATCCATATTACTTTCAACTTAATAATATACACGTATAAATTATAGACAAttaattgatttgtttgaaGCACTCAATAGTCAAACAAGCATGttattacaaacaatttttgaatgataCGATAAGATCAACAAGTTTGCACAATCATCTCAGCCTACATTCTAATAAAAGCCAGCTGGTGCAGAAATTATTGCCACAAACGATCATCATAATGTATCTTCTTTGGCCGAATGGGCTTTGAAGCAGATGAAACTAAATTGTGTTCAGCAACGAGGCTCACATTTCCTTAACCAGCTTTTTAATAcgacattttcaaatataaagtgAATTTCAACCATAAGAGTCTTCTTACAGTACGATTTACATGCTGGTGTTATTTTATCGGATGTTATATCTTCAAAAATGGAGCTTGCATTACGATCAATGGAGATAATTACCAcagaaaaatcaattatttttttattaaaaaaatgagcGATATTTTTCGGTagaaatatgatataaataagATGGCAATCTTTGAGcgattgaaattaaaatttcgatacatgaaaatatcatttgaaGGCGAGCGATTTCAAACCTCTGATTCATTTCCTGTGGAGTACATTGATCTTGGTATTTCTGACCTACGACCAACAATACTCAAAATTACATGACCAGAATATCCTTTGTCATGATCAGCTGCCGTATaatcgaaattattttcaaatgttaattCTATTAACTAACATCTGGTTCACACGTTTCCAAGATACGTTTTAACTTGATCAATCATATCCAAACAAGTAAGTTTaaatcattcaaaacaaaggTCTCAAAGAGGgtcttcattcaatttttgttgGTCGACTAAAATTTATCAACTACAGCTGAAACTTTAGAACGTAGGTTAAGGCAACGAATTGAATCAATTAGAAATcggaattttcaaaagaaaactattatcaaaaaaatgaagactgactattaaaataagaaaataatggCTATTAAATGATTTGTTATTCTCATAAAGTTCTGTCATGTTAAAAAACACATCTTTCGACAGATTCGGTATAGTTTTCAGGCAACGAATGAGTCAAGAGAACCATTTCTACGAATGTTTTTTTCCATAAACGGAAATAACTAAAATGTTTCTAACCTGTCTTGCGATGGATTTATGGCTATGCTGTTTACCGTAGTTATGATTTCCGGTTCTTCTTCGTATTCTCTATGAATGGTCCTGTCCGGTATTATAAAAACGCCTCGTTTCCTGTATCTGTTGGG is from Diorhabda sublineata isolate icDioSubl1.1 chromosome 1, icDioSubl1.1, whole genome shotgun sequence and encodes:
- the LOC130443841 gene encoding LOW QUALITY PROTEIN: cilia- and flagella-associated protein 57 (The sequence of the model RefSeq protein was modified relative to this genomic sequence to represent the inferred CDS: substituted 1 base at 1 genomic stop codon), encoding MEFTYDSKFLVCVTAEPDWTLYVFKCEKGRLESFGRANNLNGTGTVVQVACNPNDANQLAVCGEQCLRCLGCVDFNWKQFGYNKLDPCYYTSCCWLSQDRLIVGSYRGKIMILETGEIRAVFHASDLPLINMKLKEEXHSIILCIFVLSVSLTNVTSWVLKRLKEVSSIILCGSCPNNLGVKDENADLPVNPSLYDMIGEECPDVGECLEIRSIVTFGRGFFFGYTNGKVHFYEKENPNRYRKRGVFIIPDRTIHREYEEEPEIITTVNSIAINPSQDRILVTCLEMQMWSERIFVHDAETGPDVLLKEFGYSVHLGPVGGLSVCRWKPIVLSIGSRDRSVKIWNYETVELELVQTFEDDIYSVSLHPTGLYAVISFSDKLRFMTIMIDEIILTKEFNIRNCDMTCFSRMGHLFAAANGTVIQIYSSVTFELMYMLKGHNRKITGLSWSSDDTVLASCGYDGAVYCWDIVRSTRIQETVIKSVPAKGVEITRDGKNTFAVGTDGHIREYYNSNVQRDVVIPPGTPLDGIILSALNNMLFVSGNNGVAYVVKIPLLEKAEVVEYSMHNKTIVKMTLSCDDRYLITASIIGVICFWRLLNIEDKAIKFDLPSSNEILISRQILEDKMLQIRNLQLRMRELETEHSYQMRQNDALAASKMKDIHESYCNAIEELKLKNEQMEAEHIQEINSINIQINQMKQNHELFVQRLEASYNEKLIAEYEKFMKFENKMDRMLKDADARYMELKKAKEDSETSIINDYETRLKEAKLQYDELAELNQTQAKDHEIIKQQIEDDADREIYELKESHLKDLKEEQDVNVRLRSEISVVKKKLLLSLKEVDDLKHKVFTMENEHIKFKNFIYDLEKEIMDYKKEIQERDQTIEEKEKRIFIIKSKNQELEKFKFILDFKIKELNTQIEPKEKIITEQNIQINEMVRELENLQKVILGLDIQLAELKEKLNASNNEVKKEVERNRRMKKALQDIRIDIHHASGYIQNVPLLQKAVKDMYHKYNADKDFEVTQQEDTEAKNEFLRQRDFLERTVSTLHDQATKNTNLLSYDKVRLVDENACLLEETNTLRRNLLSEVTINRKLNSLIGMSRITPQQAQQKVNFATATNYEIHKKYTDQLEQNARSLEAMTKENARLLNKITEMDAAELEK